A DNA window from Armatimonadota bacterium contains the following coding sequences:
- a CDS encoding TetR/AcrR family transcriptional regulator produces MGRLTLRDRTHRQSRTSRIPLVAPRDGEKRREHILRAAAFLFRTKGYKGTSMRDIAEAVGLAKSSLYHHFRGKQDILLQVLRHTVDRAIRRLERIARSPLSPSERLRLAVQNHVVHLIEDLDNVVCFIEEGKNLAPDRLRSYVSQRDRYGGFFRQIIEEGIRQREFRPTDVRLAGWAILGMCNWIAKWYRREGPFTAEEIAVHFAEFAVRGFPPADLSGVEARRDGSTP; encoded by the coding sequence GTGGGACGTCTGACGCTGCGGGACCGAACCCACAGGCAATCCCGGACGTCCCGGATTCCCTTAGTGGCGCCTCGGGACGGGGAGAAGCGGCGGGAGCACATCCTGCGAGCTGCAGCCTTCCTCTTCCGTACGAAGGGCTACAAGGGGACCAGCATGCGGGACATCGCGGAGGCGGTGGGCCTTGCCAAGAGCAGCCTCTACCACCACTTCCGCGGCAAGCAGGACATCCTCCTCCAGGTGCTGCGGCACACCGTAGATCGGGCCATCCGCCGGCTGGAGCGCATCGCCCGCAGTCCCCTCTCCCCTTCCGAACGACTGCGGTTGGCGGTGCAGAACCACGTGGTCCACCTCATCGAGGACCTGGACAACGTGGTGTGCTTCATCGAGGAGGGCAAGAACCTGGCTCCGGATCGCCTGCGGTCGTACGTGAGCCAGCGGGACCGGTACGGGGGGTTCTTCCGGCAGATCATCGAGGAAGGGATCCGGCAGAGGGAGTTCCGCCCCACGGATGTGCGCTTGGCTGGCTGGGCCATTCTCGGCATGTGCAACTGGATCGCGAAGTGGTACCGGCGGGAGGGGCCCTTCACCGCGGAGGAGATCGCGGTGCACTTTGCGGAATTCGCGGTGCGGGGATTCCCGCCCGCGGACCTCTCCGGGGTGGAGGCCAGACGGGATGGTTCGACCCCTTGA